One genomic window of Desmospora activa DSM 45169 includes the following:
- a CDS encoding sugar ABC transporter ATP-binding protein, producing MVEAEPILEMKNITKEFPGVKALDNIQLTVQKGTVHGLIGENGAGKSTLMKILFGIYSSFSGTIVFQGKELNISNPKDALAHGISMIHQELSPVLEMTVAENIFLGREPVYGKSGWVNQKKIIKDTAKLFKSLNMNIDPTVKMKKLSIANMQMVEIARAVSCQADLIIMDEPTSAITEKEVKHLFDMIRSLKQKGVSIIYISHKMDEIFKICDEITVLRDGRYIGTESVHQIDANQLIQMMVGREIKQVFHKEQAEIKEVVLAVRNLSRQGKFHDVSFEVRKGEILGVAGLMGAGRTEVMESIFGIDPPTSGEIELQGKKVNIHSPADAIQHKIGLLTEDRKLTGAFLPLSVKDNMIISGMDQFLNVGYVNNRFVKKKCEEQVKQLNIRTPHLNQLMMHLSGGNQQKVLLARWLLNEPDLLILDEPTRGVDVGAKAEIHKLMSKLAQAGKAIIMISSEMPEILGMSDRIIVMHEGEQKGELSREEATQEKILEVAYA from the coding sequence ATGGTGGAGGCGGAACCGATTTTGGAAATGAAAAATATCACAAAGGAATTTCCCGGTGTAAAAGCGTTGGACAATATACAGCTCACGGTTCAAAAAGGAACGGTTCACGGATTGATAGGGGAAAATGGAGCGGGGAAATCGACTTTGATGAAGATCCTTTTTGGCATCTATTCCTCCTTTAGCGGAACGATTGTTTTCCAGGGGAAAGAACTAAACATATCCAACCCCAAAGATGCGCTCGCCCACGGCATATCGATGATTCACCAGGAATTGAGCCCGGTGCTGGAGATGACCGTTGCTGAAAATATCTTTTTAGGCCGGGAGCCCGTCTATGGAAAAAGCGGATGGGTCAATCAAAAGAAAATTATCAAAGATACGGCTAAGTTGTTTAAAAGCTTAAACATGAACATCGATCCAACCGTCAAGATGAAAAAATTAAGTATTGCCAATATGCAAATGGTGGAGATTGCAAGGGCGGTATCCTGTCAGGCGGATCTAATCATCATGGACGAGCCCACTTCCGCCATCACGGAGAAAGAGGTGAAGCACCTTTTTGATATGATCCGCTCTCTCAAGCAAAAAGGGGTTTCCATCATATACATCTCCCACAAGATGGACGAGATTTTTAAGATTTGCGATGAGATTACGGTGTTGCGAGATGGTCGATATATCGGAACCGAATCGGTTCATCAAATAGACGCCAATCAGTTGATTCAGATGATGGTGGGAAGGGAGATTAAGCAAGTTTTCCATAAAGAGCAAGCGGAGATAAAAGAGGTGGTATTAGCCGTCCGCAACCTGTCGCGGCAGGGGAAATTTCACGATGTCAGCTTTGAAGTGCGAAAAGGAGAAATTTTGGGAGTGGCCGGCTTGATGGGAGCGGGGCGAACGGAAGTGATGGAGAGTATTTTTGGCATCGATCCCCCCACTTCAGGTGAAATCGAGCTCCAAGGGAAAAAAGTCAACATCCACTCCCCCGCCGATGCGATTCAACATAAGATCGGGCTGCTGACGGAAGACCGCAAGTTGACCGGTGCTTTCCTGCCCCTGTCCGTTAAGGATAATATGATTATTTCCGGTATGGATCAGTTTTTAAATGTGGGCTATGTAAACAATCGCTTCGTCAAAAAGAAATGTGAGGAACAAGTGAAACAATTAAATATACGTACCCCTCATCTGAATCAATTGATGATGCATTTAAGTGGCGGAAACCAACAGAAAGTCTTATTGGCCCGATGGTTACTCAATGAACCGGATCTACTCATCCTGGATGAACCGACCCGCGGAGTCGATGTAGGGGCAAAAGCGGAAATACACAAGCTGATGTCCAAGTTGGCCCAAGCAGGAAAAGCGATCATTATGATCTCTTCTGAGATGCCGGAGATTTTAGGCATGAGCGATCGCATTATCGTCATGCACGAAGGAGAGCAAAAGGGTGAGTTAAGCCGGGAAGAAGCGACACAAGAAAAAATCTTGGAAGTGGCGTATGCCTGA
- a CDS encoding ABC transporter permease: protein MKTQESTNHSTLLQNDSRWKEKASQIFSRYGIFLIFIAMVILMSFLTPAFLNVYNLINIVRQVSFIGIVAMGVTMVIITKGIDLSSGSVIALVSVVAASFAHPGDYPLFVPLVIGLAVGACAGWVNGTITAKGMIPPFIATLGMMTAARGLALLYSDGKPIGDLSDSFLFIGAGDILGIPFPIIVFVAVGIFSHLLLSSTKFGKYTYAIGGNEQAARISGINVDRHLIYVYTYAGFLTAIAALMLTARISVGQPSMGVMYELDAIAAAVIGGTSLTGGIGTIPGTMVGALIIGVLNNGLDLMNVSSYWQQILKGGIIVAAVLIDSRKNKKS, encoded by the coding sequence ATGAAAACCCAAGAGTCTACCAATCATTCTACCCTTCTTCAGAATGATTCGAGGTGGAAGGAGAAGGCGTCGCAAATCTTTAGCCGCTATGGTATCTTTCTCATTTTTATCGCCATGGTGATTCTGATGTCTTTTCTGACACCCGCCTTTCTCAATGTTTATAACCTTATCAATATTGTGCGCCAAGTCTCGTTTATCGGAATTGTGGCTATGGGTGTCACCATGGTTATCATTACCAAGGGAATCGACCTGTCCTCCGGTTCTGTGATCGCTCTCGTCTCGGTGGTGGCTGCCAGCTTTGCCCACCCTGGTGATTATCCGTTGTTTGTCCCACTGGTAATCGGGCTGGCCGTTGGCGCCTGTGCCGGTTGGGTTAACGGCACCATTACTGCTAAAGGGATGATTCCTCCTTTTATCGCCACCCTCGGCATGATGACGGCAGCGAGAGGGTTGGCCTTACTCTACAGCGATGGAAAACCAATCGGCGACTTGTCGGATTCGTTTCTCTTTATTGGAGCTGGCGATATTCTGGGGATTCCGTTTCCGATCATTGTGTTTGTGGCTGTAGGGATATTTTCGCATTTGTTGCTGAGCAGTACCAAATTCGGCAAATACACTTACGCCATCGGTGGCAATGAACAGGCCGCTCGCATTTCCGGGATCAATGTGGACCGACACCTCATCTATGTATATACCTATGCCGGTTTTTTGACCGCGATTGCCGCGCTGATGCTGACAGCCCGCATCAGTGTGGGTCAGCCCAGTATGGGGGTGATGTATGAATTAGATGCCATCGCCGCCGCTGTGATTGGCGGCACCAGCTTAACCGGCGGCATCGGCACCATTCCCGGCACCATGGTGGGGGCGTTAATTATCGGCGTGTTGAATAATGGGTTGGATCTAATGAACGTATCCTCCTACTGGCAGCAAATCTTAAAAGGAGGAATTATTGTGGCCGCCGTGTTGATCGATTCCCGTAAAAACAAAAAATCGTAA
- a CDS encoding sugar phosphate isomerase/epimerase family protein, translating into MKIAFNQATTMKYSTLEKDLELCDKYGYDRIEIRLDQLKRYLTKNTIDDLRTFFQTHRIKPFAFNALEFINFRDPAGFRQIEEDLKFLCECGEIIDCQTIVVVPTFDIGDYSYRAIKEETVGVLHRLAERAQPYGAKLALEFCGYPNCSINTFAQAYEIVTEVNRDDVGLVLDCFHFYAMNSNLQDLAQADPNKIMVFHIDDCEDLPVGSLRDHHRLWPGEGVISLESILQTLKEIGYREMASIEVFRPEYWEWEIEAAIQTAKVTTEEVVGRVFQRV; encoded by the coding sequence ATGAAGATCGCCTTTAACCAAGCGACTACGATGAAATATTCCACGCTGGAGAAGGATCTGGAGCTGTGCGACAAATACGGATACGATCGGATTGAAATTCGATTGGATCAATTGAAACGGTATTTGACCAAAAATACAATCGATGATCTTCGCACCTTTTTTCAAACCCATCGGATTAAACCCTTTGCCTTTAATGCGTTGGAGTTTATCAATTTTCGTGATCCAGCCGGTTTTCGCCAAATTGAAGAAGATTTAAAGTTCCTGTGTGAATGCGGTGAAATTATCGATTGTCAAACGATTGTGGTCGTTCCTACTTTTGATATTGGTGATTATTCTTATCGCGCGATCAAAGAGGAGACAGTCGGGGTACTGCATCGGCTGGCGGAGCGGGCACAACCCTATGGGGCTAAATTGGCGTTGGAGTTTTGCGGCTATCCCAACTGTTCCATCAATACCTTTGCACAGGCGTATGAAATTGTGACCGAGGTAAATCGAGACGATGTGGGCCTTGTGCTGGATTGTTTTCACTTTTACGCCATGAACTCCAATCTTCAAGACTTGGCGCAGGCGGACCCGAATAAAATTATGGTGTTTCATATCGATGACTGTGAAGATCTGCCCGTCGGTTCATTACGGGATCATCATCGGTTGTGGCCGGGAGAAGGGGTGATTTCACTGGAATCGATCCTACAGACATTGAAGGAGATCGGTTATCGGGAGATGGCGTCGATTGAGGTGTTTCGACCGGAGTATTGGGAGTGGGAGATTGAAGCGGCGATTCAAACAGCAAAAGTGACAACGGAAGAGGTGGTAGGCAGGGTATTTCAGCGGGTGTGA